GACCGTTCGCGGAAATAGTTATCGCTGTGGTAGCTGTAGGACTTTTCCGGCGCGCGCTTGATCTTGCGCGCATAGGCCATGGTAAAAGCGGTGCCAAATAGCGTAAATCCAAGCCACAGGCAGATGCGAAGCGTCGAGCCCGACAGCACCGGCACGTCGGCAATACCCTGCGCAATCACCACACTAAACGGGTTCATCCACGACGTTGCAAAGCCTATTTGAGTGGCAACGTAGGTCACCATGACGGTTGTAATGCTGTCGTAGCCGAGCCTGACCATCAGCGGCGCAATGATGATGGCAAAGGCTATCGCCTCTTCCCCCATGCCAAATACCGCGCCGCCTAGCGAGAACAGGAAAAACATGGCGGGAATAAAGAGTATTTCGTTGCCGCGAGTTTTATCGATAAGCCGCAAGATGCCGTTGTCGATAGTGCCGGTACGCATAACGATGCCGAACGCACCGCCAATCACCAGCATAAACATAATGATGCCGATGGCTGAGCCGTACTTATCTCCAGAAGCTAGCCCTTCAAACGGGAAGTTAAGCAGTCCAATGCCGTCACCGCTGGCAAACAGCGCAATCTTTTTAAATATCGGCTGACCGTCAGGATCGGTTGCGTAGCTAAAAGACGTCGGGTCGATAACCTTACGGGCTTTTTCTACCCCTTCGACCAGATAGTGAACCTCTTTGATCTGAAATGAGCCAACGGGGATGAAATAAGTTAAGGCCGAAACAAAAATGCCGATAAAGAAGATGATGATAAGCGTGTCTGGCATTCTGCTGCGCCTGTTAGCGCGAACAATGTCCGGAGTGTGACTTTCAGGCTTTCCCTGATGCTGTGCGTTATCCATAGTCGTATTTATGTTGGGGTTAATTAAAGAAGAGACGATAGTAGTTACCCTTGATTATCACATCAAGAAAAAGGCGCGTAGATTTAGAGCTAGAGAGAAAAATAAAAGTGATAGCGATAAAAACAGTGGTGATAAAAAAGCGGGAACGTTAGCCCCCGCGTTGATTGATGAGCAGCATTGATGAACTGTGACAGTTAAGCCGTGATACAGTCCTGCACGG
This DNA window, taken from Leminorella richardii, encodes the following:
- the yfcC gene encoding putative basic amino acid antiporter YfcC yields the protein MPDTLIIIFFIGIFVSALTYFIPVGSFQIKEVHYLVEGVEKARKVIDPTSFSYATDPDGQPIFKKIALFASGDGIGLLNFPFEGLASGDKYGSAIGIIMFMLVIGGAFGIVMRTGTIDNGILRLIDKTRGNEILFIPAMFFLFSLGGAVFGMGEEAIAFAIIIAPLMVRLGYDSITTVMVTYVATQIGFATSWMNPFSVVIAQGIADVPVLSGSTLRICLWLGFTLFGTAFTMAYARKIKRAPEKSYSYHSDNYFRERSTQVKKADFGLGYWLVLLTIVGVMVWVVWGVVAHGWYIPEIAGQFFAMGVITAIIGVLFRLNAMTLNDAADAFKEGATVMIAPALLVGFAKGIMLLISGSGASDPSVLNTVLNSTAGMIGGMHDSFAAWCMYTFQSIFNFFVPSGSGQAALTMPLMAPLSDLIGVTRQVSVLAFQLGDGFTNVVIPTSASLMGTLGVCRVDWGNWIRFSWRFMLWLFIFSSIVVIGAQMGGYA